The following DNA comes from Terriglobia bacterium.
TCGCCGTCAATCTGTTCACCATTCACCTGCTCGGCGACGCCTTTTCTCCCACGCTGGTTGGCTATATTTCCGACCGCAGTTCGCTGCAGACAGGATTTCTCGCCGCGGTCGCCGCGGTCGGAATTGCCTCGGCCATCCTCTATTACGGCAAGCGTTTCGCGCCGGCCATCAAGATTGACGAACCTCAGCCCGCGGGAGCTGCCCTTTGATTGCGCTCTGGTGGATGTTCGGTGTGCTGCTGGCCTGGATCTGGCTTGACCGGCTGCGGGACGGCTTCAACATTCGCCGCGTTGCCGACATCACCCGCACCGAATGGGACTACGTGCCTGAACCCGCGCCGCGCGTCAGCATCGTCGTGCCGGCGCGCAACGAGGCGCCGCATATCGAGACCGCCCTACGCTCCCTTCTCGCGCTCCATTACCCGGACTACGAAGTCTTCGTCGTCAACGACCGCTCCACCGACTCCACCGGCCAGATCATTGACCGCATTGCGGCCGCCCACGCCGGCGCGCCGCCGCTGCACGTCCTGCACATCCGTGAGCTGCCTTCCGGCTGGCTCGGCAAACCGCACGCCATGTGGACCGCCGCCCAGCAGGCCACCGGCGATTACTTCCTGTTCACCGACGCCGACGTCAGCTTCCGCCCCGACTGCCTCCGCCGCGCCATTGCCTACGCCGAACAGCGGCGCGCCGATCATGTCGTCCTTTTTCCTTCATACATCCTGCGCAGCGCCGGCGAAAAAATCATGCTGGGCGGATTTCAACTCCTCTTCATCTTCGGCCACCGCCCGTGGAAGGTTGACGATCGCAACTCCGACGACTTTATCGGCCTCGGCCCGTTCAACCTTATCCATCGCACCGCGTATCAGGCCATCGGCACCTTCCGCGCGCTCCGCTTTGAAGTTATCGAGGACATGAAGCTCGGCAAACTGGTCAAGATGAACGATCTCGCCCAGCGCAGCGTCTTCGGCCCCGGCCTGCTGCCCTGGTCATGGGGGACCGGCGCTTTCGGCCTGGTCCGCAACCTGACCAAGAATCTGTTCGCGCTGATGCAGTTCCGCCCCGGCAAAGCGCTCGGCGCCTGCGCTCTCTGGCTCTTCTTCAATCTCATGCCGCTCATCGGAGCCATCCGGGCGCCGGGCTGGGCCAAGGCCCCCTATGTGGCCGCGCTCGCCGCCCTCGCCGCCATCTACGCCGGCATGGCCCGCCGCACCCCGGTTCCGGCCTGGACATTTCTCTTCCATCCCCTCAGCGCGCTGCTGATCGTGTACACCATGCTCCGCTCCATCGCGCACACCTGGCGACACCACGGCGTGGTCTGGCGCGGCACGCGTTATAAACTGGAAGAATTGAGGAAGGGAATGGTGTGAATTTGTAATTTGTAATTGGTAATTTGCCGCGGACGTGCGACCGTCCAATTACAAATTACAAATTGCAAATTCTCTACTGCTGCGATGATTTGTCCTTGCTCGTCGACGGCGCCTTCGGACTGAATTTCCCCTTCCTCTCGACGTCGTACTCCTTCGGCACGGGCGGAAGTTTTGCGAACTCGCCCTTCAGTTGCCGCGCATCCTTCAGCACGATCTCCGCATGCCCGCGCCAGCTCGTGATCTTGCCGAAGATTTCGATCGTTTTTCCCTCCAACGCGCGCACGTCGCCCACGTCCTTCAGGCTGGAAGGGAACACCACCACCGTGAACGGGCAACCCTGATACTTTTCGCAGAAGTTAAGAAAGAAAGTCCCACTGTTGCTCTGCGCCACCTTCACCACTTTGCCGGTAACGCACGCCTGGTCGCCGATCCGGTTGTCGGCTTCGGTGTAGGGGATACACTTCGCCGCCGCCGTGCTCGACCACAGAAGGATCGAGACCAACAGCATGACGAGAGTTTTCACGGAAATTCCTGCGCCGTCCGCGCCTGACGCCTGGAGCCTCACGCCCTGGAGCCTCCGCGCAAGCGGCAAGCGCGGCCCTCGCGGGCCGCGCTCCCGGTAGGGTTACTTGCCGAAAGAAGCGACCGCGGCGGCCTCGTCGTCCTTGATGTCGAACACGGTGTACAGCTTCGTGATCTGCAACAGGTCGTGCACTTTCTTCGTCAGGTTGAGCAGCTTCAGGTCTCCGCCTCCGTTGCGCACGGTGGTGAAGGCGCTGACCAGCTCGCCGATGCCCGAGCTGTCGATATAGGTCACGTCGCCCAGGTTGAGAAGGATCTTCTTACTGCCCTTGTTGAGCAGATCGCGTACCAGGTCGCGCAGCACCACGCTGCCTTCGCCCAATGTGATTCGCCCGCTCAGGTCAACGACCGCAATTCCATCCACCTGTCGCGTGCTGGATTTCATCGTCACTTGGATTCCTCCTTGCCCTCGGCGTTCCCGCCGTGGACATTCTTGATCATGGTTACCTCTGTGCCCGGTCCCAGGCTGCGGATGCGCACTTCGTCCATGAATGCCCGGATCAAAAAAATGCCTCGGCCCGATTGCTTCAAAAGGTTTTCCGGCGCCAGCGGATCGGGAATGGAGTCCGGATTCAGGCCTTTGCCCTCGTCCGACACGGTGATCACCAGCGCCCCGCCGGTGTTCTCGAACCCGAACGTCACCTTCTTCGCGGGATCGTAGGCGTTGCCATGCAGCACCGCATTCACCGCCGCCTCGCGCACCGCCATGGAAATGCGGTTCACGTCTTCCTCGTCAAAGCCGATCTTGGCCGCTATTTTCGTAGCGACTTCTTCGGCCTGGTTCACGCTTTCCAGGGTCGAATCCATTCTGTAGGAGACCCGCATGGCGGTCGACATAGTTTGCACGATCCAGGCCCGTCGCTCGCCGGCCCACCCCGGCTGCAGCTTCGTTCCGCGAATTCGGTAGTTTGCCCTTGCGCACGAGGAATTGTCAACGCGAACCGCTGCCGGGCCCTTTTCTAGCCGGATGCGCCGGGCGGAACCTTATCTTGGGGGGAGCGAAGGGGTCCGGTGCACTTCCAACTGGTTTGAACAGCATTCTACGCCGCGTTCGTTGGTGGGAAAACGGGTTACGAATTTCCCGTTTTCATGCACACCGTGCTGGATTCCGCTCCGGGCCTTGAGTATTCTCAGGTTGGTTGATCGCTTGCACCGAACGACCGAAAGGCCGACAAACCGGCAGACGTCTTGCAGCCTGACGCCTGCCGCCAGGAGCCTGATCTTACGTCCACTTTCGCACTTACCGAGCTGCTGAAATCGCCGGTTTTCGACTCCTCCGGCGCTCTCGCCGGACGTGTGCGCGAGGTCGTGCTCTCGCCCCAGGACGATCCCATCCGCCTCTCCGCCCTGGTCGTCCGTACCCGCTCCGGCGAGGACCGCCTGCTCGGCATCGCCCAGGTTGAATCCATCAACGGCATCATCAAGGCGCGAACCCGGGCCGCCGATTGGCCCGCCTTTTCCGGCGCCGAGGGTCTGCTGCTGCTGGAGCGCGATCTCCTCGACCAGCAAATCATTGACGTCCACGGCCGCAAGGTCGTCCGCGTCAACGACGTTGATTTTCACCAGGACCTCAGCAACCACCTTCTGGCCATCAAGCTCGCCGCGGTTGACGTGGGCGCGCGCGGCGCCGTCCGCCGCCTGCTTAAGGGCCTTGTTCCCGGCACGGCTCTGCGCGCCCTGTTGCGCAAAATCCCGGAGAAGATGATCCCCTGGGAATTCGTGGATCTCATCGAGATTGACCCGGCGCGCCGCATCAAGCTGAAGATCTCGCACGAACGCCTCGCCAAACTGCATCCCGCCGATATTGCCGACATTGTCGAAGAACTCGCGCCCGCCGAGCGCGAGGCCGTTTTCGAGACCCTGGACGAAGAAGTCGCCGCCGAGGCGCTGGAAGAAATCGAGCCTAAAACGCAGCGCTCCATCGTGGAGTCGCTCGACTCCGATCGCGCCGCCGACATTGTTGAGGAGATGGATCCGGACGCCGCCGCCGACCTGCTCGGCGACCTCACGGAAGAGCGCTCGCAGGAAATTCTCGAGGAGATGGAACCGGAGCAGCGCGAGGAAGTCAGCGAGCTGCTTGAATTCAATGAGAACACCGCCGCCGGGCGCATGACCACCGAGTACCTGGCGCTGCCCAGCACGGCTACCGTCGCCGATGCCATCGAAGGCCTACGCAAGTTCGAGGGCGGTATCGAGAGCCTCAGCACCATCTACTTGCTCGACACGAATGACAAGCTCGTCGGCGCCGTGCCGCTCTCCAAGCTGGTGCTCGCCTCCACCGACACGCCTCTCATCTCGCTCACCATCGACCCACTCATCTCCTGCAACGCCGGCTGCGCCGAAAAGGATGTCGCCGAACTCTTCGACAAGTACAACCTGCTCACCCTTCCCGTGGTGGACGGCGACGGCAAGCTCACCGGGGTCATCACCGCCGACGACGTTATCTCTCTGCTGCGCGGCAAGCTGAAGTAGCCATTCGGTCTATCGGTCAGTCGGTCTTTCGGTCTTCCTATCGTTGGTTTGGCGCCGTTCGTGACTGATAGACTGACAGACCGATTGACTGATAGACCGACGGACCGCGCAATGTCCAACATCTCTCACCTCGAGTGTTCCAAGTGCGGCGAACACCTCAGCGCCGATCAGCCCCGCACCATCTGCCCGCGTGATAGCGGCTCGCTCTACGTCCGCTATAACCTCGACGAAATCAAGAAGACTTTCACCCGCGAAACCCTCGCCGGACGCACCGCCTCAATGTGGCGTTACGCCGATGTCCTTCCCGACGCTCTTCCGGTCACCCTCGGCGAAGGCTTCACGCCCATGCTGTCCAGCCGCAAAACGCCGAACGTGTTCATCAAGGACGAGGGCATCAATCCCACCGGCACCTTCAAAGCCCGCGGCATGTCGGCGGCGGTCACTATGGCGCGCGCCTACGGCCTGAAAAAACTTGCCGCGCCATCCGCCGGCAATGCCGCGAGCGCGCTTGCCTGTTATTGTGCGGCTGCCGGCATCGAGGCCCATATCTTCATGCCGAAAGATGTGCCGCAGGCCAACCTGATCGAATGTCAGTCCTACGGCGCGCACGTCAATCTGGTGGACGGGCTCATCGGCGACTGCGCCCGCATCATCGCCGAGCGCAAGGAAAAAGAAGGCTGGTTCGATGTCTCCACCCTGAAAGAGCCGTTCCGCGTCGAAGGCAAGAAGACCATGGGCTACGAAATCGCCGAACAGCTCGGCTGGACGCTGCCGGATGCGGTTATCTATCCGACCGGCGGCGGCGTCGGCCTGATCGGCATGTGGAAGGCTTTCGACGAAATGCAGCAACTGGGATGGATAAAGACGGGAGCCAAACGGCCCAGGATGATCTCCGTTCAATCCACCGGCTGCGCCCCCATCGTCAAAGCATGGAACGAGCACAAGCCCTCATCCGAAGCCTGGAAAAACGCCGCCACCATCGCCGCCGGTCTGCGCGTTCCCAAAGCCTTCGCCGACTACATCGTTCTCGACATCCTCAAGCAAAGCTCCGGAACCGCCGTCGCCGTCACCGACGACGAAATCATGCAGTCATTTCAATCCTGGGCGCGCGACGAAGGCATCTTCGCTGCTCCCGAAGGCGCCGCATCGCTGGCCGCCTACAACCAACTCCGCGCCTCCGGCTTCCTGAAAGAGAGCGACACCGTCGTCCTCTTCAACACCGGCTCCGGCCTGAAGTACATTGACGTCATCGCCGCTTATTTGAAGGAGAAGGGCGGCGCGCCGGGCGGCGACGAAGCGGGAAAGCCTGCGGGCAGGGCCATCGGCGGGATCATCCAGCCCTACTAGTTTGTATGACCGAACGCCTCTACTACACCGACCCTACCGTCACCGAATTCGACGGCCGCGTAGTCGCCACCGCGCCCGGTGCAATCATCCTTGATCGAACTGCGTTTTATCCGACCAGTGGCGGACAAATCTTCGATACAGGCCGCTTGGAGTCGGATGGCAGAAGCGTTCGCGTCGTCGAAGTGGCGGAAAACGAAATCGGCGAAATTCTCCACCGAGTCGAATCCTCTGACCTCTTTGCTCCTGGCACTACGCTTCACGGCGTCATCGATTCCCCCCGCCGCCGCGACCATATGCAGCAGCACACCGGCCAGCACCTGCTCTCGGCTGTCTTCATCGCGCTTTTCAGCGCGCCCACCGTTTCCTTCCACATGGGCGACGAGAGCTGCACGATTGATCTAGATGTGAAGTCACTCTCCGCAGAGCAAATCCGCGAAGCCGAGCGCCGCTCGAACGAAATCATCACCGACGACGTTCCCGTGGAGATCAAGTTTGCCACGCCCGAAGAGGCGCGCCAGATGGGCGTGCGCAAGATTCCACCCGACTTGAAAGACAAGTTACGGCTGATCGAAATCCGCGGCCACGACCTCACCGCCTGCGGCGGCACGCACGTGGGCCGCAGCGGCGAAATCGGCGCCATCCTGCTGCGCAAGGCGGAGAAGGTGAAGCAGGGGATGCGCGTGGAGTTTGTCTGCGGCACGCGCGCTGTCGCCGCCGCCCGCAAGGACTTTGAAACCCTGACCTCCGCCGCGGCGCTGTTTTCCAGCCACCTCTACGACGTCCCGGAGCAGATTCGCAAGACGCTGGACGATGCGAAATCGGCAGGGAAGCGCGAGCAGAAAACCCTGGCAGAGCTGGCCGAATCGATGGCCGCGGCCATGGTCGCCGCCACACCGGAAGCGCATGGCATTCGCCTGGTGAAGCAAGTATTCGCCGACCGCGACATGGCGTTTGTCAAGTTGCTGGCGCAAAAACTCGCGTCCCATCCGGCAGTTCTGGCGCTGCTCGCAACCACCACGCCGCAACCCTCGCTGGTGTTTGCGCAATCCGCCGGCGGCCGCTTCGACATGGGCGCGCTGATGAAGGAAGCGATGTCCGCACTCGGCGGACGCGGCGGCGGCTCGCGCGACTTTGCCCAAGGCGGCGCGCCCGCAGGAGCGATTATCGAAGATGTGCTCGACTCGACGGCCGCGAAGATCACGAATTCGAAGTAACCACCGAGTCACCGAGGGCACCGAGAAACACCGAGACTAAGAAATGAAGAAAGAAAAAAACTCGGTGATCCTCGGTGTACTCGGTGTCTCGGTGGTGTGGATGATGCTAGAGTAGGCCTGAACCGCGCATGGACCGCCTTGTCGCCATCAACCTGCTGATTCAGCTTGGCGTCGCCGCCGCCGTCGCCAGCGCGCTGGTGCGCTCGCACATCTTCAAGAACCTGCTCTTCACCGAGCCGCGCTCGCTGTTGCAGACCTGCTACCTGGTGCTCTGGATCGGCACGCCGCTCGCGCTCGGCGTCGTGGTGCGCATCGTCGCGCCCAGCTTCCTCGCGGCCGACCTGTCGTTTGAAACTGCGGTGCTGACGGGCGTGATCGGCGGACCGCTCGCAGGCGCGCTCGGCGGCATCATGGTGGGTCTGCCCTCGGTGCTGCACGCCTCGTGGCTGAACATGCCGTTCTGCATTTTCGCCGGTGTGATCGCCGGCAAGATGCGCGAATTGACCAAGGACCGCGAAGACATCTGGTCGTTCTCGCCCTTCATTGACCTGAGCATTTACCGCTGGATCCGGCGCAACCTGCCGCGTCCCAAGGTGGACTGGCAGATCGCGTTCTTCTTCCTGATCCTGGCGCTGCGCTTGCTGAAGCTCCAGTTGCACCGCTGGCAGCCGAAGCACATCTTCAGCGTGGACAGCAGCAATTTCTGGATCCTGGCGGCGATGTTTGCCACTTCCGTCATGTGCATCGCCATTCCGATGAAAATCTGGAACAACACCCGCATGGAGATCAAGCTGGAACAGCAGCAGCGGGCGCTGTTGCAGGCGCGCATGGAGGCCCTGCAGAGCCAGATCAACCCGCACTTCCTGTTCAACACGCTGAACTCGGTGACGTCACTGGTGCGCTTCGATCCCGACACCGCGCGCGACGTCATCGTCAAGCTGGCCAACATCCTGCGCCGCCTGCTGCGCAAGGGCGACGCTTTCGTGCAACTGCGCGAGGAATTCGAGTTTATTGACGACTACCTGGACATCGAAGTCGTCCGCTTCGGCCGCGACAAGCTGACGGTGGTGAAAGACCTCGATCCCGCTTCCCTCGACGTGGTCGTTCCCAGCATGCTCCTGCAGCCGCTGGTGGAGAACTCCATCAAGCACGGCCTGGCGCCGAAGATCGAGGGCGGAACCATCTATCTCCGCAGCCGCCTGCGCGACGCCCATGTCATTGTGGAAGTGGAAGACGACGGCATCGGCATGGGGGCGGCGCACATGCTGGAACCGCCCAGCGGCATCGGCGGCAGCGGCATCGGCATGGCCAACATCGCCGAGCGACTCAAAGTCCTCTATGGCGGCACCGCCAAGATGGTGATTGACCGCGGCTCGATGGGCGGCACGCTCATCCGCCTCAGCCTGCCCGTGCTGCAATCCTACGATGTGGGGCTCTCGGTTTCGACCGCCTACTCCGACGCCCGCTCCAGCACCCCGCGATAAAACTTTTCGTACTGCGGAATGATCCGCGTCGAGCAGAAGCGCCCCTGGGCAGCGTGGCGTCCATCGCGCCCCATTTGTCTTAACTTCCCCTCGTTGGAGAGCAGGTCCACCGCGCAGCGCGCCATCTCTTCCACGTCGCCGACCTCGGCCATGAATCCGGTTTTGCCGTGCTCGACGACTTCCGGCACGCCACCGACGTTGGTTGCGATCGGCACCACCTCGCACGCCATCGCCTCCAGCGCCGCCAGCCCAAACGACTCCAGTTGGCTGGGCAGCAGCATCAGGTCGGCGGTCGCCAGCTTCTCGTGTACGCGGTCCTGCTTGCCGAGAAAAATGACGCGGTCGTGGATGCGCTTTTCCATCGCCATCCACTCCGCGCGCGAGCGGTCGGGCCCATCGCCGATGAGCAGCAGTTTGGCGGGAATTTTCTTTTGCACCCGGTCGAAGATTTCGATCACGTCCTGCACCCGCTTCACCGGGCGGAAATTCGAGAGATGCACCAGCAGGCGTTCGTCGTCACGCGCGAATTCGCGGCGGCGTTCCTTGGCTTCGGGATCGCGCCGGTACACGTCGCAGTTCACGAAGTTGTAGATCACCTGGATGGAATTGGCGAGCCCGAATTCCTTGAGCGTAATCTCGCGCAGGTATTTCGAGATGGCGGTGACGCCGTCGCTCTGCTCGATGGAAAAGCGCGTGATCGGCAGGTACGAGCGGTCCTGCCCCACCAGCGTGATGTCGGTCCCGTGCAGCGTGGTCAGGAACGGCAGCCGCCGCTTGTTCTGCGACGTTGCCATCATCTGCTTCGCCAGGTACGCGCTCACCGAGTGCGGGATGGCGTAGTGCACGTGCAGCAGGTCGAGCGCGTAGATCTCCGCCACTTCCGCCATGCGCGTCGCCAGCGCCAGGTCATACGGCGGGTAGTCGAACAGCGGGTAATGCGAGACCTCGACTTCGTGGTACCAGACGTTGGGTTGCGGCCCGGAAAGCCGGAAGGGCTGCGCGTAGGTGATGAAGTGCACCTCGTGGCCGCGCTGCGCCAGCTCGATGCCGAGCTCGGTGGCCACCACCCCGCTGCCGCCGTACGTCGGATAGCATGTAATGCCGATCTTCAAGCAGGCTCCCGGCCCCTGGCTTCACGAAGGCCCAATCCGGTTTGATTGTCTCGCGGGCGAGATAGACTCGCAAATTCTGCTCCGGAATGCGGCAGTGGCGCGGGTTTGACCGCTCTTTTCCCGCTCACGTATACTGACTTGGAGCTTGAAATAAGCCCCTCCTGCAGGGGCGGTTAGCTCAGTTGGTTAGAGCGTCTGCCTTACAAGCAGAAGGTCGCTGGTTCGAGTCCAGCACTGCCCACCACTTCTTGGCGATTCCGGTTGCCAGGGGCCCCCAGTCGGGCCGCTTTTGACCGACTGGGGATTGAGAGCCGGGGACGTAGTTCAGTTGGTTAGAACGCTGCCCTGTCACGGCAGAGGTCGCGAGTTCGAGTCTCGTCGTCCCCGCCATTTCGTTCCGGCTGCCGTCTTTTCTACGATCCGGTTTGCCCTCAAACCCGCTGTGACTCCGCCTCCAGGCTACTCATCTCCGGGATTGAAGCGATACCCGATCCAGGGTTCGGTGATGATATAGCGCGGGGCGGCTTCATCCGCCTCAAGCTTTTTGCGCAGGTGGCCAATCACGACGCGCAGGTATTCCGGCTGCTCCGTGCTGGTGTCACCCCAGACCGCCGCCAGCAATGCGCGGTGCGTCACGATCTTGCCGGCGCGTTGCGCCAAATACACCAGAACGTCGAATTCCTTCGGGGTCAGCCGTACCTCTTGATTCTTGACCTGAACGCTGTGCGCTTGCAGGTCAATACGGAAATCCCCGATCGCGATGACCGGCGACTCCGGTGGCTGCGCTGCTAAGGCGCGCCGCAGGGTGGCGCGCACGCGCGCCAGCAGTTCATTGGTGCTGAACGGCTTGGTGACGTAATCGTCGGCGCCGGCGTCCAGCGCTTCTACCTTGGTGCGTTCTTCGCCTCGCACCGACAAGACGATGATCGGAATCTGGGATTTTGTCCGAAGATGCCGGCAGAGTTGGAGACCGTCCATGTTGGGCATGCGGAGGTCGGTGATGAGGAGGTCCGGTGACCACTCCTTGATCACTTGCAGCGCATCATCACCGTCGGCGGCGGTGCGCGTCGAATAACCTCGGCTCGACAACGTCGTCTTCAGCACCCGCGTGATCTGCGGCTCATCGTCGACAATCAGGATCTTGTGCTTCTCGTCGACCATACTCACTTCATCTCTTGCGTCACGATGTGAACGTCGACGGGCGGAGCGTCCCGCAGGAACCTGTGGATGGCGGAAAGGTAAAGGTACTTACGCCATCCCGTCTGGGCGGACCGCCCGAATACCACCTGGGTGATGCGCTTTTCGCGGACGACCTTCGCAACCGCTTCGGCTACGCTCTTGCCCTCGGTGCGAATCACCTGCGCACCCAGATTTTCCGCAAAGCGAATGTTCTGCGCCAGGGTGCGCTGGTTCTCCGGCGTCTCGTCGACTCCGACGTCCACATAAATCACGGAAAACTCGGCGTCGATACGCTGCGCCATGCGCGCCGCCCGCGCGATCAGGTACTGCGCCGCAGGATTGGAGCTGATGCACACGCCAATGCGCTCGCGTATCCCCACGCTGAGCTCTGCGCCCTCTTTTGCCAGGTAAGACTCCAGGCTCCGATCCACCGCCCGGGCCACTTGCTGCAGGGCGAGCTCACGCAATGCAATCAGATTGCCGGGACGGAAGAAATGGCCCAAGGCCCGCTCGGCACGGTCCACCGGATAGATGTCCCCGCGGCTCATGCGCTTCTGCAGTGCCTCCGGCGTCAGATCGGCCAGCACGATCTCATTGACCCGCTGGATGACCCAGTCCGGAACGGTCTCCCGCACCTGGACACCGGTTATGCTCTGCACCATTGGGGTCAGGCTCTCGACATGCTGCACGTTCATCGTCGAGAGCACGTCGATGTTCGCGTCCAACAACTCGATGACGTCTTCGTAGCGCTTGCGATGCTTGCTGCCCTCGATATTGGTGTGGGCCAGCTCATCCACCAGCGCGACCTGCGGCTTGCGCGCCAGGATGGCGTCCAGATCCATTTCCTCGAAGGGCGCGCCTTTGTACGTCATCTGCCGACGCGGTACGGTCTCGAGCATGCTGGCGAGTTCGGCGATCGCCATCCGCCCATGGGTTTCCACCACCCCAATCACCACGTCCTCGCCACGGCTCCGGCGGCGGGCGCCTTCGCTCAGCATGTTGTAGGTTTTGCCGACGCCCGGGGCGTAACCCAGGAAGAGCTTGAAGATCCCTTGCCGCTTTTGCGGGGCCGCTTCTTCCAGCCATTGCTCAGGTGTTTTCGGCATCGCGGCTATTTTCGACGAGATCGGGACGCGCTGTCGATTACAATCTCGGCGTGAGAAGACCAGCGCAATTGATCCTACGCTTCCTGGTCGCGGCCGCGATCAATTTCGTGATCGGCTGGATCTATTTCCGGGTCATCCACGTAAATCCCACCACCGTGGGATTCACCTTTTTACTCGCGATTCTTGCCGTCTCCGCGTTTTGGGGCTTGCGGGTCGCCATCTTCATGGCGGTGCTGGCAACGCTGGGCTATAACTTTTTTTTCCTGCCGCCGGTTGGCAAACTCACCATCGCCGACCCGCAAAACTGGGTGGCGCTGATTGCCTTTCTGATTACGGCCATCATCGGCAGCCACCTGTCGGAGCGCGCGCGCCGCGAGGCCCTGCACTCCCATCAGCGCCGCCGCGAGGTGGAGCGGCTGTACGCTTTCAGCCAGCAACTGCTGGTCTCAGAAAACGTCTTTGGCCTTCTCAACAGCGTGCCCTCCTATATCGTCGACTCCTTTGGAGTGACCGGTGCCGCCGTGTTTCTGGACCACAAGCAGAAGACCTATTTCTCCGATATCAGCGTGCAATCGCTCATCCCCATCGACGAATTGAAGGCGGTGAGCGGCCGGGGAGAGCCGGTGCTGGATCGCGAACGTGGCATGTGCTTCATGCCGCTGCGCATGGGCGTTCGCTCCATCGGCAGCATGGGCGTCGTGGGGTGCAGCATGTCCCGGGAAACGCTGGAGGCGATCGGAAGCCTGGTCGCCATCGCCATCGAGCGCGCCTCCACCATGGAAAAGCTGACCAAGGCTGAGGCCACCCGTGAAAGCGACCGGCTCCGCTCCCTGTTGCTGGATGCGGTGACCCATGATTTTCGCACCCCGCTTACCGCCATCAAGGCTTCGGCGGAAACGCTTCTGTCGGAGGTGGAACTGGACCAGCCTCAATTGAAAGAGTTGGCCACGGTGATCAATGAGGAGAGCGACCGGCTGAACCGGCTGGTCGGCGAGGCCGCGGAAGTCGCGCAACTCGATGCCCGCCAGGTCGAACTCCTCTTCGAGCCGCATTACATCCGGGAAGCAGTC
Coding sequences within:
- a CDS encoding universal stress protein, with product MPKTPEQWLEEAAPQKRQGIFKLFLGYAPGVGKTYNMLSEGARRRSRGEDVVIGVVETHGRMAIAELASMLETVPRRQMTYKGAPFEEMDLDAILARKPQVALVDELAHTNIEGSKHRKRYEDVIELLDANIDVLSTMNVQHVESLTPMVQSITGVQVRETVPDWVIQRVNEIVLADLTPEALQKRMSRGDIYPVDRAERALGHFFRPGNLIALRELALQQVARAVDRSLESYLAKEGAELSVGIRERIGVCISSNPAAQYLIARAARMAQRIDAEFSVIYVDVGVDETPENQRTLAQNIRFAENLGAQVIRTEGKSVAEAVAKVVREKRITQVVFGRSAQTGWRKYLYLSAIHRFLRDAPPVDVHIVTQEMK
- a CDS encoding response regulator transcription factor, translated to MVDEKHKILIVDDEPQITRVLKTTLSSRGYSTRTAADGDDALQVIKEWSPDLLITDLRMPNMDGLQLCRHLRTKSQIPIIVLSVRGEERTKVEALDAGADDYVTKPFSTNELLARVRATLRRALAAQPPESPVIAIGDFRIDLQAHSVQVKNQEVRLTPKEFDVLVYLAQRAGKIVTHRALLAAVWGDTSTEQPEYLRVVIGHLRKKLEADEAAPRYIITEPWIGYRFNPGDE
- a CDS encoding DUF4118 domain-containing protein, translating into MILRFLVAAAINFVIGWIYFRVIHVNPTTVGFTFLLAILAVSAFWGLRVAIFMAVLATLGYNFFFLPPVGKLTIADPQNWVALIAFLITAIIGSHLSERARREALHSHQRRREVERLYAFSQQLLVSENVFGLLNSVPSYIVDSFGVTGAAVFLDHKQKTYFSDISVQSLIPIDELKAVSGRGEPVLDRERGMCFMPLRMGVRSIGSMGVVGCSMSRETLEAIGSLVAIAIERASTMEKLTKAEATRESDRLRSLLLDAVTHDFRTPLTAIKASAETLLSEVELDQPQLKELATVINEESDRLNRLVGEAAEVAQLDARQVELLFEPHYIREAVDLALLESRHALERHTVEVAVPETLPPVPMDLNRISEVLAQLLENAGKYSPPGTPIHLTAELRDRQLVTSVADHGPGIDDLEQGMIFEKFYRGRNQRVSMQGTGMGLAIAKAIVELHGGTITVTSQLGRGSVFSFTLPVT